One window from the genome of Myxococcus virescens encodes:
- a CDS encoding ActD protein, translating into MAPGTPDWLLERIILRELPPEALSAARARLEREPGGAARLARLEADSRQTLARHPPAEVAAEVARRERESQGRTETVRRGNSQGWHGLSLSVPVAASLALLFMSAPEEQPEPSNSPVPLIVMLDTVRIKGGPRLRVHRQGAGEPELLGEQARARSGDVLQLSYVSGGSRHGVVVSVDGRGAVTLHHPSTLSGSTELGPGEAVPLTHAYELDDAPDFERFLFVTSDAPLEVASVLEAARALARRPTDARTLPLPLPDTLGQTSFTLEKVR; encoded by the coding sequence ATGGCCCCTGGCACCCCTGACTGGCTTCTGGAGCGAATCATCCTGCGCGAACTGCCGCCAGAGGCGCTGTCCGCCGCGCGAGCCCGGCTCGAGCGCGAGCCCGGTGGCGCCGCGAGGCTGGCTCGGCTGGAAGCGGACTCCCGCCAGACGCTGGCGCGTCATCCGCCCGCCGAAGTCGCCGCCGAGGTGGCCCGGCGCGAGCGCGAGTCCCAGGGCCGCACGGAGACGGTGCGGCGCGGCAACTCGCAAGGGTGGCATGGGCTGTCACTCAGCGTCCCCGTGGCCGCCTCGCTGGCGCTGCTCTTCATGTCCGCGCCGGAGGAGCAGCCGGAGCCGTCCAATTCACCGGTGCCGCTCATCGTGATGCTGGACACCGTGCGCATCAAGGGTGGGCCGCGCCTGCGGGTCCACCGGCAGGGCGCGGGCGAGCCGGAGTTGCTCGGTGAACAGGCGCGGGCGCGCAGCGGTGACGTCCTGCAACTCAGCTACGTGTCGGGTGGAAGCCGCCATGGTGTCGTGGTGTCGGTGGATGGGCGCGGCGCCGTGACGCTGCACCATCCCTCGACGCTGTCGGGAAGCACGGAGCTGGGCCCCGGCGAGGCGGTGCCGCTGACCCATGCCTACGAGCTCGATGACGCGCCGGACTTCGAGCGCTTCCTCTTCGTGACGTCCGATGCCCCCCTGGAGGTGGCGTCGGTCCTGGAGGCGGCGCGCGCGCTTGCCCGGCGGCCCACCGACGCGCGCACCCTGCCGCTGCCACTTCCGGATACCCTGGGCCAGACGTCCTTCACGTTGGAAAAGGTGCGGTGA
- a CDS encoding GNAT family N-acetyltransferase: protein MMPPLVLLGSGYTLTRLAVAEARAGRDVLAATRDAARRAELERAGARVTDLEDALTRTAGAHVVVSVPPDAGLDTRIASALADQVPARLVYLSSTGVYGRARGHVDEETPVELSTPSSRERIEAESRYLPLGAMVMRIAGIYGPGRGIHTRLLSGSLRLPEGGGGRISRIYVDDLVESIRVVLTRGEPGALYCVADDRSAPTEEPVAWLSQRLGVPMPPRIPLEQLNETVRGDRDISNARLKSLGWAPRYPDFISGYTALLKAEGHGAGPTQLVIRRLVAEDAEAFKALRLRGLRDNPESFAASVEEEAALSLETVRGWLVGASQCVLGAFDGGQLVGALGLKRESRARLAHKAVVWGMYVAPEVRSRGVGRRLLTSLIDEARKMGGLKCLLLAVSVGNAPAHALYRSLGFRTYGVEPNALKVGETFLDEELMVLTL, encoded by the coding sequence ATGATGCCTCCTCTCGTCCTCCTGGGGTCTGGGTACACGCTCACGCGGCTCGCCGTGGCGGAGGCCCGCGCAGGGCGCGACGTGTTGGCGGCCACGCGCGACGCCGCGCGCCGCGCCGAGCTGGAGCGCGCCGGGGCCCGCGTCACCGACCTGGAAGATGCGCTGACGCGCACGGCGGGGGCTCACGTCGTCGTCTCGGTGCCGCCCGACGCGGGGTTGGACACGCGCATCGCCTCGGCGCTGGCCGACCAGGTTCCAGCGCGGCTCGTCTACTTGTCCTCCACCGGCGTCTATGGCCGTGCGCGGGGCCACGTGGACGAGGAAACCCCGGTGGAGCTGTCCACGCCGTCGTCGCGCGAGCGCATCGAGGCGGAGTCGCGTTACCTGCCGCTGGGCGCCATGGTGATGCGCATCGCCGGCATCTACGGGCCCGGGCGCGGCATTCACACGCGCCTGCTGTCGGGGTCGCTCCGGCTGCCGGAAGGCGGCGGCGGACGCATCTCCCGCATCTACGTCGATGACCTGGTGGAGTCCATTCGCGTGGTGCTGACGCGCGGCGAGCCCGGCGCCTTGTACTGCGTCGCGGATGACCGCTCCGCGCCCACCGAGGAGCCAGTGGCCTGGCTCAGCCAGCGCCTGGGCGTGCCGATGCCGCCCCGCATTCCCCTGGAGCAGCTCAACGAGACGGTGAGAGGTGACCGCGACATCTCCAACGCGCGCCTGAAATCGCTGGGCTGGGCGCCGCGCTACCCGGACTTCATCTCGGGGTACACGGCGCTCCTGAAGGCGGAGGGCCACGGCGCCGGACCGACGCAGCTCGTCATCCGCAGGCTGGTGGCGGAGGACGCGGAGGCGTTCAAGGCGCTGCGGCTGCGGGGGCTGCGGGACAACCCGGAGTCCTTCGCGGCCTCGGTGGAGGAGGAGGCGGCGCTGTCCTTGGAGACCGTGCGTGGCTGGCTGGTGGGGGCGTCTCAGTGTGTCCTGGGCGCCTTCGACGGTGGGCAGCTCGTGGGCGCGTTGGGGCTGAAGCGCGAGTCCCGGGCCCGGCTGGCGCACAAGGCGGTGGTGTGGGGCATGTACGTGGCGCCGGAGGTCCGCTCGCGAGGCGTGGGCCGGCGGTTGCTGACCTCGCTCATCGACGAGGCGCGGAAGATGGGCGGCCTCAAGTGCCTGCTGCTCGCAGTCTCGGTGGGGAACGCGCCCGCGCACGCCCTGTACCGCTCACTGGGGTTCCGGACCTATGGCGTGGAGCCCAACGCGCTGAAGGTGGGGGAGACGTTCCTCGATGAGGAGTTGATGGTCCTCACCCTGTGA
- a CDS encoding sigma-54-dependent transcriptional regulator yields MDRIAVLVVDDEEAVRTFLSELLGSAGYQVRCAASGTQALEMLSGGSFDAVLLDVVMPEMSGLEVLRRYQSMGGGAPVIVLSALAGADDAVRAMKMGASDYLAKPFGNDELQDALARALGTRAPERQAVAPILPSRTVIPVVDSAQEQRVLISTSPAMRRARALVERIADTDVPVLLLGESGTGKEVIAREIHARSQRRNRPFIKVNCAALPGELLESELFGHERGAFTGATAEKPGKFELADQGTIFLDEIGEMAIRLQAKLLQVLQDEEFFRVGGKKSVRVDSRVVVATNRDLEKEIALGNFREDLFYRLNVVAIRLPALRERREDVVPLTDHFLKKYGRGYLSGVSELPTEVLHAFADYDWPGNVRELENMVRRLCVLKDPTLVLDELRAAVRAPASAPSLPTSYAGDDGGPFGRAHDEGFRTPPPAVQVLEMPSRGAAFGLASVAPLAPPAHAPMVMESANAVVPAPRYVNPFDVPQPPPPPAPTGELSLKDIGKRAAMLAEREAILAMLQRTAWNKRRAATKLRISYKALLYKIKECGIIDPRASAEL; encoded by the coding sequence ATGGACCGGATCGCGGTGCTGGTGGTGGATGACGAAGAGGCGGTGCGCACGTTTCTGTCCGAGCTGCTCGGAAGTGCGGGGTACCAGGTGCGCTGTGCCGCGAGTGGCACCCAGGCGCTGGAGATGCTCTCAGGGGGCTCCTTCGACGCGGTGTTGCTGGACGTGGTGATGCCCGAGATGAGCGGCCTGGAAGTGCTGCGCCGTTACCAGTCCATGGGCGGCGGCGCGCCCGTCATCGTGCTCAGCGCGCTGGCGGGGGCGGACGACGCCGTTCGGGCGATGAAGATGGGCGCCAGCGACTACCTGGCCAAGCCGTTCGGCAACGACGAGCTCCAGGACGCGCTGGCCCGGGCCCTGGGGACGCGGGCGCCGGAGCGTCAGGCCGTGGCGCCCATCTTGCCCTCGCGCACGGTGATTCCGGTGGTGGATTCGGCGCAGGAGCAGCGCGTCCTCATCTCCACCTCGCCGGCCATGCGCCGCGCGCGTGCGCTGGTGGAGCGCATCGCCGACACGGACGTCCCCGTGTTGCTGCTGGGGGAGTCCGGCACGGGCAAGGAGGTCATCGCGCGGGAGATCCACGCGCGCAGCCAGCGGCGCAACCGTCCGTTCATCAAGGTGAACTGCGCGGCGCTGCCCGGCGAGCTGCTGGAGAGCGAGCTGTTCGGCCACGAGCGCGGCGCCTTCACCGGCGCCACCGCGGAGAAGCCCGGCAAGTTCGAGCTGGCCGACCAGGGCACCATCTTCCTGGACGAGATTGGCGAAATGGCCATCCGGCTCCAGGCCAAGCTGCTCCAGGTGCTCCAGGACGAGGAGTTCTTCCGCGTCGGTGGCAAGAAGAGCGTGCGCGTGGACAGCCGCGTCGTCGTGGCCACCAACCGCGACCTGGAGAAGGAAATCGCGCTGGGCAACTTCCGCGAGGACCTCTTCTATCGCCTCAACGTGGTGGCCATCCGCCTGCCGGCGCTGCGCGAGCGCCGCGAGGACGTGGTTCCGCTGACGGACCACTTCCTCAAGAAGTACGGCCGCGGCTACCTCAGCGGCGTGTCCGAGCTGCCCACGGAGGTGCTGCACGCCTTCGCGGACTACGACTGGCCGGGCAACGTGCGCGAGCTGGAGAACATGGTCCGCCGGTTGTGCGTGCTGAAGGACCCGACGCTGGTGCTCGACGAGCTGCGGGCCGCGGTCCGCGCTCCCGCGAGCGCGCCGTCCCTGCCCACGTCCTACGCGGGTGACGACGGTGGCCCCTTTGGCCGCGCGCACGACGAGGGCTTCCGCACGCCGCCGCCCGCCGTGCAGGTGCTGGAGATGCCGTCGCGCGGCGCCGCCTTCGGCCTGGCGTCCGTCGCGCCGCTGGCTCCGCCCGCGCACGCGCCCATGGTGATGGAGTCCGCGAACGCGGTGGTGCCCGCGCCGCGCTACGTCAATCCCTTCGACGTGCCGCAGCCGCCGCCGCCGCCCGCGCCCACCGGGGAGCTGTCGCTGAAGGACATCGGCAAGCGGGCGGCGATGCTGGCCGAGCGCGAGGCGATTCTCGCCATGCTCCAACGCACGGCGTGGAACAAGCGGCGCGCGGCCACCAAGCTGCGCATCAGCTACAAGGCGCTCCTCTACAAAATCAAGGAGTGCGGCATCATCGACCCGCGCGCGAGCGCGGAGCTGTAG
- a CDS encoding GGDEF domain-containing protein, producing MGFEAVNPGWASKSGGEKFTREGGTVGVRRKRVGKAGQPPTVLVVEPRAADLEQTRLLLAEAGFRVVPVTRFDAAVPLFEVIRPAAVLLAAQAPDFAAVQVARRLRQLSHGAVPLLYLVDERDAEARRYCLERGQCVDLVPRSGSGSELATKLHAQLKLKDAVLRAAAGEEAGTAQALHDPVTGLYNRPFLLELISLEARRAERYGGGFSVVAAEVGGWSAFRKEFGRGMAERLLVYSAVVLGQTVRDADAVARVGDCQFALMLPGTPAESVQEVVSRVAARFDTARFQVEGKVVRTSLELGTVSFPDSVGTPTQLLSAAQQDMRRAREYRRMVGSTSRLSV from the coding sequence ATGGGGTTCGAGGCTGTAAATCCGGGGTGGGCCTCGAAAAGCGGCGGAGAAAAGTTCACGCGGGAAGGTGGAACGGTGGGTGTGCGAAGGAAGCGAGTGGGCAAGGCCGGACAGCCGCCCACCGTGCTCGTCGTCGAGCCACGAGCGGCAGACCTGGAACAGACCCGGCTGCTCCTGGCGGAGGCCGGCTTCCGGGTGGTGCCCGTGACGCGCTTCGACGCGGCGGTGCCACTCTTCGAGGTCATCCGACCAGCCGCGGTGCTGCTGGCCGCGCAGGCGCCTGACTTCGCGGCCGTCCAGGTCGCGCGCCGGTTGCGGCAGCTCAGCCATGGCGCGGTGCCGCTGCTCTACCTGGTGGATGAGCGGGACGCCGAGGCCCGGCGGTACTGCCTGGAGCGGGGGCAGTGCGTGGACCTGGTGCCTCGTTCGGGCAGTGGCTCGGAGCTGGCGACGAAGCTTCACGCGCAACTGAAGCTGAAGGACGCGGTGCTGCGGGCCGCCGCGGGGGAGGAGGCCGGCACGGCCCAGGCGCTTCATGACCCGGTGACGGGGCTCTACAACCGGCCCTTCCTGCTGGAGCTCATCAGCCTGGAAGCGCGGCGGGCGGAGCGCTACGGCGGTGGATTCTCCGTGGTGGCGGCGGAAGTGGGGGGCTGGTCGGCCTTTCGCAAGGAGTTTGGACGCGGCATGGCGGAGCGTCTGCTGGTGTACAGCGCGGTGGTGTTGGGGCAGACGGTGCGCGACGCGGACGCGGTGGCACGGGTGGGTGACTGTCAATTCGCGCTGATGCTCCCGGGAACGCCCGCGGAGTCGGTTCAGGAGGTGGTATCCCGCGTGGCGGCGCGCTTCGACACGGCCCGCTTCCAGGTGGAGGGGAAGGTGGTGCGCACGTCACTGGAGCTGGGAACGGTGAGCTTCCCGGATTCGGTGGGCACGCCCACGCAGCTGTTGAGCGCGGCGCAGCAGGACATGCGACGCGCGCGTGAGTATCGCCGGATGGTCGGGAGCACGTCCCGGCTGTCGGTGTGA
- a CDS encoding glutaredoxin family protein, producing the protein MRVDIYSKPNCSLCDKAAAVVESVRARIPFELRIISILEDAEAFTAWRYDIPVVVIEGVPAFKHRVDAAEFEARLHEVKGGTTIAKSAAQNG; encoded by the coding sequence ATGCGCGTCGATATCTACTCGAAACCCAATTGCTCCCTCTGTGACAAGGCGGCCGCCGTCGTGGAGTCCGTGCGCGCTCGCATCCCCTTCGAGCTGCGGATCATCTCCATCCTGGAGGATGCGGAGGCCTTCACCGCCTGGCGTTACGACATCCCCGTGGTCGTCATCGAAGGGGTGCCTGCCTTCAAGCACCGCGTGGACGCCGCGGAGTTCGAGGCGCGGCTGCATGAGGTCAAAGGTGGCACAACCATTGCTAAATCCGCTGCCCAGAATGGGTAG
- a CDS encoding DUF4388 domain-containing protein translates to MRGLSGDFSTMPLKDLVVYLGNRRATGSLKVERGDVRKQLELREGHVVSASSNQPREFFGQFLINMGHLTEDQLEKAFSTQAQTRIFLGKILVMTGLVPEATVRGTLSHKFREMILDAFHWEDGDFLFEAADTAPEVAGLEVSVDLLDVHREGEFRETAWQAIHAVFPSGAVRLSVDERKLPERKPGSMDERIVQLIKEGLTIDGIALALHATDFFLYQRLYALYRLDAVKVSDEPPESEMSVVEEENGERGIIGSETSSDEVLQAAQLFLDAGNARDGEALARRAHEMSPSPRTAEFVKAAQEKLLEHLRRELADPPRVPTLQVAPGHLKTLQLSAPERYLLSRIDGRRDVAAIVHVSPLQELDALKYFAGFVDAALVKLAPR, encoded by the coding sequence ATGCGTGGCTTGTCTGGCGACTTCTCGACGATGCCTCTCAAGGACCTCGTCGTCTATCTTGGGAACCGGCGAGCGACGGGGTCCCTGAAGGTGGAGCGTGGGGACGTGCGCAAGCAACTCGAACTGCGCGAAGGCCATGTGGTCAGCGCCAGTTCCAACCAGCCGCGCGAGTTCTTCGGTCAGTTCCTCATCAATATGGGGCACCTGACCGAGGACCAGCTGGAGAAGGCGTTTTCGACCCAGGCGCAGACGCGCATCTTCCTGGGGAAGATCCTGGTGATGACGGGGCTGGTGCCGGAAGCCACCGTTCGCGGCACGCTCAGCCACAAGTTCCGGGAGATGATTCTCGACGCCTTCCATTGGGAGGACGGCGACTTCCTCTTCGAGGCGGCGGACACGGCGCCAGAGGTCGCGGGACTGGAAGTCAGCGTGGACCTGCTGGACGTCCACCGCGAGGGCGAGTTCCGGGAGACGGCCTGGCAGGCCATCCACGCCGTCTTCCCCTCCGGCGCGGTCCGGCTCTCGGTGGACGAGCGCAAGCTGCCCGAGCGAAAGCCCGGGAGCATGGACGAGCGCATCGTCCAGCTCATCAAGGAAGGCCTCACCATCGACGGCATCGCGCTGGCGCTGCACGCCACGGACTTCTTCCTCTACCAGCGGCTGTATGCGCTCTATCGCCTGGACGCGGTGAAGGTGTCCGACGAGCCGCCCGAGTCCGAGATGTCCGTGGTGGAGGAGGAGAACGGAGAGCGGGGCATCATCGGCTCGGAGACGTCGTCGGACGAGGTGCTCCAGGCCGCGCAGCTCTTCCTCGACGCGGGCAACGCGCGGGACGGCGAGGCGCTGGCGCGGCGAGCGCACGAGATGTCGCCCTCCCCTCGCACGGCGGAGTTCGTCAAGGCGGCCCAGGAGAAGCTCCTGGAGCACCTGCGCCGGGAGCTGGCCGACCCGCCCAGGGTCCCCACGCTTCAGGTCGCGCCCGGGCACCTGAAGACGCTCCAGCTCTCCGCGCCGGAGCGCTACCTGCTGTCACGCATCGATGGACGGCGCGACGTGGCCGCCATCGTCCACGTGTCGCCGCTGCAGGAGCTGGATGCGCTGAAGTACTTCGCCGGCTTCGTGGACGCGGCGCTGGTGAAGCTGGCGCCGCGCTGA
- a CDS encoding penicillin-binding transpeptidase domain-containing protein, giving the protein MRFHRRLLSAAALLPLVLVIGATEPEQPASAGVSEDGGVVVAAPGTASQAAQADAGTSGAATASQGAQPDAGTSGSAAVSAAAVLGGESPDGGLAALAAEPGMVPPVPVPSREKAPPIATVKPLPKSADLMGRATLEGGKLVVKEKGGKKKQLTIDPVLQASLTQILRNYETPYGAAVVLEPSTGRVLALAEHSAARPELRGLPVRAVFPAASIFKVITGGALLEAGVTPDTEECFHGGKRRISEKHLQDSERDSSCYSLALAMGKSANVIFAKLTNKHLTVDSLRRMAARFRFNREIEFPVPTDVSLAAIPEETFSLANTGAGFGDVYLSPLHGALVAAVAANEGRWVDPILFEPEGPAPLLPVEGEPVLTPEVAKDLTAMLEETVTSGTARAVFRERGFRVDDAVGKTGSLADREPFRDYSWFVGFAPKDNPRVAVAAIIVNDPKWRIRGTWLGREALRLGLERMPAPVEMTAPASAAGKH; this is encoded by the coding sequence ATGCGCTTCCACCGCCGTCTCCTGTCCGCCGCCGCGCTGCTCCCCCTGGTCCTCGTCATTGGAGCGACCGAGCCGGAGCAGCCCGCGTCCGCCGGTGTCTCCGAAGACGGTGGGGTGGTGGTCGCCGCCCCTGGCACGGCGTCGCAGGCCGCCCAGGCGGACGCGGGGACGTCCGGGGCCGCCACGGCGTCCCAGGGCGCCCAGCCTGATGCGGGGACTTCCGGATCCGCCGCCGTCTCCGCCGCAGCGGTGCTCGGGGGCGAGTCGCCGGACGGCGGACTGGCGGCGCTCGCCGCGGAGCCGGGGATGGTGCCCCCCGTGCCCGTGCCCTCGCGCGAGAAGGCGCCGCCCATCGCCACGGTGAAGCCGCTTCCCAAGTCCGCGGACCTCATGGGGCGCGCGACGCTGGAGGGCGGGAAGCTGGTGGTGAAGGAGAAGGGCGGCAAGAAGAAGCAGCTCACCATCGACCCGGTGCTGCAAGCGTCGCTGACGCAGATCCTCCGCAACTACGAGACGCCCTACGGCGCGGCCGTGGTGCTGGAGCCGTCCACCGGACGGGTGCTGGCGTTGGCGGAGCATTCGGCGGCGAGGCCGGAGCTGCGAGGGCTGCCGGTTCGCGCGGTGTTCCCCGCGGCCAGCATCTTCAAGGTCATCACCGGCGGCGCGCTGCTGGAGGCCGGCGTCACGCCGGATACCGAAGAGTGCTTCCACGGCGGCAAGCGGCGCATCTCCGAGAAGCACCTGCAGGACAGCGAGCGGGACAGCTCCTGCTATTCGCTGGCGCTGGCCATGGGCAAGAGCGCCAACGTCATCTTCGCCAAGCTGACGAACAAGCACCTCACGGTGGACTCGCTGCGCCGCATGGCGGCCCGCTTCCGTTTCAACCGTGAGATTGAGTTCCCCGTGCCGACGGATGTGTCGCTCGCCGCCATCCCCGAGGAGACGTTCAGCCTGGCCAACACGGGCGCGGGTTTCGGGGACGTGTACCTGTCCCCGCTGCACGGCGCGCTCGTCGCCGCGGTGGCCGCCAACGAGGGCCGCTGGGTGGACCCCATCCTCTTCGAGCCCGAGGGCCCGGCGCCGCTGCTCCCGGTGGAAGGCGAGCCCGTCCTCACGCCGGAGGTCGCGAAGGACCTCACGGCGATGCTGGAAGAGACTGTCACCAGCGGCACCGCGCGCGCCGTGTTCCGCGAGCGTGGCTTCCGCGTGGATGACGCCGTGGGCAAGACGGGCTCACTGGCGGATCGCGAGCCCTTCCGCGACTACTCGTGGTTCGTGGGCTTCGCGCCCAAGGACAACCCGCGTGTCGCCGTGGCCGCCATCATCGTCAATGACCCGAAGTGGCGCATCCGGGGCACCTGGCTGGGCCGCGAGGCGCTCCGCCTGGGCTTGGAGCGGATGCCCGCGCCGGTGGAGATGACGGCCCCGGCCTCCGCCGCTGGCAAGCACTGA
- a CDS encoding ABC transporter permease, translating to MCNSARFAHTLDGLKETVVIWSAELRRAVRSGRTVVLLGLYSMFSALVLLVVGWLAGEVRSAVAKQLEGAGADASASVQLNEEMRKGVLGFLTSNDSAMIEALAQVPLEVLIVFKITLFFLPAYIALMGFDQISGEVGPRSMRYLTVRARRSSVLLGKFLTQATLLLGLVLIIDLAIFIYARVANPDFSFPAVALNLLKFWLAAIVFSLAYVALTTLCSSLFRSPAVSLVFNFILLFVFWLMDTIGRASGDTGNLRFLRYLSPSYYAGDLLHPGLAQFGASGAAYAVFAFVFLMAAYGILRARDL from the coding sequence GTGTGCAACTCCGCTAGGTTCGCCCACACTTTGGACGGATTGAAAGAAACGGTGGTCATCTGGAGCGCCGAGCTCCGCCGGGCCGTGCGCAGTGGCCGGACGGTGGTGCTGCTCGGCCTCTACAGCATGTTCTCCGCGTTGGTGCTGCTGGTGGTCGGCTGGCTCGCGGGCGAAGTCCGCAGCGCCGTCGCCAAGCAGTTGGAAGGCGCGGGCGCGGATGCGAGCGCCTCCGTGCAGCTCAACGAGGAGATGCGCAAGGGCGTGCTGGGATTCCTCACCAGCAACGACTCCGCGATGATCGAGGCCCTGGCGCAGGTGCCGCTGGAGGTGTTGATCGTCTTCAAGATCACCCTCTTCTTCCTGCCCGCGTACATCGCGCTGATGGGCTTCGATCAGATCAGCGGTGAAGTGGGCCCACGCTCCATGCGCTACCTCACGGTGCGCGCGCGACGCTCGTCGGTGCTGCTGGGCAAGTTCCTGACGCAGGCGACGCTGCTGCTCGGCCTGGTGCTCATCATCGACCTGGCCATCTTCATCTACGCCCGCGTGGCCAACCCGGACTTCAGCTTCCCCGCCGTGGCGCTCAACCTGCTGAAGTTCTGGCTGGCGGCCATCGTCTTCTCGCTGGCCTACGTGGCCCTCACGACGCTGTGCTCCAGCCTGTTCCGCTCGCCAGCGGTGAGCCTGGTCTTCAACTTCATCCTGCTGTTCGTCTTCTGGCTGATGGACACCATCGGCCGGGCCTCGGGTGACACGGGCAACCTGCGCTTCCTGCGCTACCTGTCCCCGTCGTACTACGCCGGCGACCTGCTGCATCCGGGCCTGGCGCAGTTCGGCGCGAGCGGAGCCGCCTACGCGGTCTTCGCGTTCGTCTTCCTGATGGCGGCCTACGGCATCCTGCGCGCGAGGGACCTGTGA
- a CDS encoding ABC transporter ATP-binding protein: MSDVAIELFGVSKRFGPKVAVNGVSFSVPKGAVYGLIGPNGAGKTTTFSMMCGYLYPSEGSLKVMDVDPTTPGALKGRLGALPQDAVLPPGWEVGALLTYWARLSALAEPEREAREALDKVGLMEAWNVQTQALSHGMAKRAAMAQALMGSPPLVLLDEPTAGLDPRVAAQVRQVIRDMKGRQTVVVSSHNLQELEELCDAAAILDKGTLAQAGSMNELTGQGAEFRVQIARGSVIIPELTVMPHVTDARMESDTVLRVRFSGGVAPEEVISQVVRHLLQHDVLILGVSRGQRLEDRVLQML; the protein is encoded by the coding sequence GTGAGCGACGTGGCCATTGAACTGTTCGGCGTCTCCAAGCGCTTCGGCCCCAAGGTCGCCGTCAACGGCGTCAGCTTCTCCGTGCCCAAGGGCGCGGTGTACGGGCTCATCGGCCCCAACGGCGCCGGCAAGACGACCACCTTCTCCATGATGTGCGGCTACCTCTACCCGTCCGAGGGCTCGCTCAAGGTCATGGATGTGGACCCCACCACCCCGGGCGCCCTCAAGGGCCGCCTGGGCGCGCTGCCGCAGGACGCGGTGCTGCCGCCCGGCTGGGAAGTGGGCGCGCTGCTGACGTACTGGGCGCGGCTGTCCGCCCTGGCCGAGCCGGAGCGTGAGGCGCGCGAGGCCCTGGACAAGGTGGGCCTCATGGAGGCCTGGAACGTCCAGACGCAGGCGCTCAGCCACGGCATGGCCAAGCGCGCCGCCATGGCCCAGGCCCTCATGGGCAGCCCGCCGTTGGTGCTGCTGGACGAGCCCACCGCCGGGTTGGATCCGCGCGTCGCCGCCCAGGTGCGCCAGGTCATCCGCGACATGAAGGGCCGGCAGACGGTGGTGGTCTCCAGCCACAACCTCCAGGAGCTGGAGGAGCTGTGTGACGCGGCCGCCATCCTCGACAAGGGCACGCTCGCCCAGGCGGGGAGCATGAATGAGCTCACCGGCCAGGGCGCCGAGTTCCGCGTCCAGATTGCTCGCGGCAGCGTCATCATCCCGGAGCTCACGGTGATGCCCCACGTCACGGACGCGCGCATGGAGAGCGACACCGTGCTGCGCGTGCGCTTCAGCGGCGGCGTGGCGCCCGAAGAGGTCATCAGCCAGGTGGTGCGTCACCTGCTGCAGCACGACGTGCTCATCCTGGGCGTCAGCCGCGGCCAGCGCCTGGAAGATCGCGTCCTGCAGATGCTCTGA
- a CDS encoding sulfurtransferase TusA family protein, which produces MDAAVRIDTRGALCPMPILELAKAMRALAPGTLVELVSTDRGLEADLPAWCEATGNPLVRMERRERLYVGWVRKAG; this is translated from the coding sequence ATGGACGCCGCCGTGCGCATCGACACTCGAGGGGCCTTGTGCCCCATGCCCATCCTGGAGCTCGCCAAGGCCATGAGAGCCCTGGCGCCAGGGACGCTCGTGGAGCTCGTCTCCACGGATCGCGGGTTGGAGGCGGACCTTCCCGCATGGTGCGAGGCTACGGGGAATCCACTGGTCCGCATGGAGCGCCGGGAGCGCCTCTACGTGGGCTGGGTGCGCAAGGCGGGTTGA